One window of the Candidatus Zixiibacteriota bacterium genome contains the following:
- a CDS encoding putative Radical SAM domain protein (Evidence 3 : Putative function from multiple computational evidences), whose protein sequence is MSAPTEDNSDLKITEYKASRYNQLFQRDKGNWLAFNALTCGLAEMNSDNHRLFAMFLEKTGLGEFDIEKDFILQLQAGGFIVPREMDEIEAIRAGHYQARFGRKDFCLTIIPTLACNFSCDYCYEPRSVPVRDVQSPFIMPEEVCNNIGALCEKRIAENTHFHVTWYGGEPLLAMDTIEKLTNKFKSMCSSKGSSYFASVITNGYLLTKECLNILISSGVVFIQITVDGPEQIHNERRHLKSGAPTYQTILQNLENIEDDSPLLVAVRINIDKRNSEDIYLLLEELRTRGLNHCRNIVIYLGQVIHNLESCSNVAFECMAANEFASFSAEIYKEMIKLGFKIPIYPHVMMGSCAAVGTGGAVIEPDGTIHNCWNAVGNKSMSVGQLTRNGIEYNPNSVKWLGWNAFRDECLNCNILPICMGGCPYRTIKRDAISDAMNNTCSIWKYNMKSLLEIARMAREKGLLIVPWEKIKKR, encoded by the coding sequence GAAAATCACTGAATACAAGGCCTCCCGATATAATCAATTGTTTCAACGAGACAAAGGCAATTGGCTCGCATTCAATGCTCTTACGTGCGGCTTGGCGGAAATGAATTCAGATAACCATAGGCTATTTGCCATGTTTTTAGAAAAGACAGGATTAGGCGAATTTGATATTGAAAAGGACTTCATTCTTCAATTACAGGCCGGAGGATTTATCGTCCCCAGGGAAATGGACGAAATTGAAGCTATTAGAGCTGGTCATTATCAGGCAAGGTTTGGTAGAAAGGACTTTTGCCTTACAATCATTCCCACTTTGGCCTGTAATTTTTCTTGCGATTATTGCTATGAACCGCGGTCCGTTCCAGTTCGTGATGTGCAATCACCTTTTATTATGCCCGAAGAAGTGTGTAATAATATTGGGGCATTGTGCGAAAAGAGAATAGCAGAGAATACTCACTTTCATGTAACCTGGTATGGGGGAGAACCTCTTCTGGCAATGGACACCATTGAAAAATTAACTAATAAATTTAAATCCATGTGCAGTTCAAAAGGTTCAAGTTATTTTGCGTCAGTCATCACAAATGGATATTTACTCACTAAGGAATGCCTTAATATTCTTATATCTTCCGGGGTAGTATTTATACAGATAACAGTCGATGGACCTGAGCAAATTCACAATGAGCGAAGGCACTTAAAATCAGGAGCTCCCACATATCAGACAATTTTGCAGAACTTGGAAAACATAGAAGATGATTCTCCCTTGCTAGTTGCCGTCAGAATCAATATTGATAAGAGAAATTCCGAAGACATTTACTTATTATTGGAGGAGCTTAGGACGCGCGGACTCAATCATTGCAGAAATATAGTCATCTATTTGGGGCAAGTTATCCATAATTTGGAATCCTGTTCAAATGTCGCTTTTGAGTGTATGGCAGCCAATGAATTTGCGAGCTTTTCAGCGGAAATTTACAAAGAAATGATCAAATTGGGTTTTAAAATTCCCATTTATCCTCATGTAATGATGGGGTCATGCGCTGCGGTTGGGACAGGTGGAGCCGTAATAGAGCCGGACGGAACCATTCATAATTGTTGGAATGCGGTGGGAAATAAAAGCATGAGCGTCGGCCAACTTACAAGGAATGGAATAGAGTATAACCCTAATAGCGTCAAGTGGCTCGGCTGGAATGCATTTAGGGATGAGTGTCTAAATTGCAATATTCTGCCAATCTGTATGGGGGGATGTCCTTATAGGACGATCAAAAGGGATGCTATCAGCGATGCAATGAATAATACATGTTCGATTTGGAAATACAATATGAAATCGCTTTTGGAAATCGCCAGGATGGCGCGTGAGAAGGGACTATTGATTGTTCCTTGGGAGAAGATTAAGAAGCGGTAA
- a CDS encoding conserved hypothetical protein (Evidence 4 : Unknown function but conserved in other organisms): MTISQKCLFPIFSLLLTMIIWNCGRVPKEVVELSYASGQDLAAINSSYVNAIHTLYDQLRQQRLDYLDNQWTPAFVALWVRKGKLIEIAKGELIWLEDEAEFAAPQPDHGSKELLESVQKWGEEAIYEIEAKRDSLLNPLDQEEKQLLSEINQAFEQLIRANATITAHLNSLRKVQEVQDSALAALNISDLRDKINLALESASSRASEALVKIREADEKAINIKGKLKSVIK; the protein is encoded by the coding sequence ATGACCATTTCCCAAAAATGCCTATTTCCTATTTTCAGCCTGCTACTAACAATGATTATTTGGAATTGCGGCCGAGTTCCCAAGGAAGTGGTTGAATTATCTTATGCCTCTGGGCAAGACTTGGCAGCAATAAATTCCTCTTATGTTAATGCAATTCATACTTTATATGACCAATTGCGTCAACAGCGTCTTGATTACTTGGATAATCAATGGACGCCTGCCTTCGTGGCCTTATGGGTCAGGAAAGGCAAATTAATTGAAATTGCCAAAGGAGAGTTAATCTGGCTGGAAGATGAAGCCGAATTTGCCGCACCGCAGCCTGATCACGGTAGTAAGGAGCTTTTGGAAAGCGTCCAGAAATGGGGTGAAGAAGCAATTTACGAGATTGAGGCGAAGAGAGACTCTCTTTTAAACCCTTTGGATCAGGAAGAAAAGCAGCTCCTTAGTGAAATTAATCAGGCTTTTGAACAACTTATTCGCGCCAATGCCACAATCACTGCCCATTTGAATAGCCTCAGAAAAGTCCAGGAGGTTCAGGATAGTGCTCTAGCAGCCCTGAATATTAGTGACTTAAGGGACAAAATAAATCTTGCTTTGGAATCAGCCTCATCACGAGCATCAGAAGCACTTGTAAAGATCAGAGAAGCTGATGAAAAAGCCATAAACATTAAGGGGAAATTGAAATCGGTTATTAAATAA
- a CDS encoding hypothetical protein (Evidence 5 : Unknown function) has translation MVRKKRSSMGKLADETARQVDQMLSDDELELIKNTSINWESLKPKITNSETYTSLINAVQQSTKKNEDLAQLRARIENLGKDALKAARTLITNIKP, from the coding sequence ATGGTTAGGAAGAAGCGCAGTAGCATGGGGAAATTGGCAGACGAGACTGCCAGACAGGTTGATCAAATGCTGTCCGATGATGAATTGGAATTAATCAAGAATACGTCAATTAATTGGGAGTCACTTAAACCGAAAATCACTAATTCCGAGACTTATACCAGTTTGATAAATGCTGTTCAGCAGTCCACTAAGAAGAATGAAGATCTAGCACAATTGAGGGCGCGAATTGAGAATTTAGGGAAAGATGCTCTAAAGGCTGCAAGAACACTAATAACTAATATAAAGCCGTAG
- a CDS encoding membrane hypothetical protein (Evidence 5 : Unknown function) has protein sequence MNILSITFILCAVILIHRTADATLYSRFLKHIEYAFATTILFRVGNIAAAAVKSVLAYQYLGWDLANTTIIYSSAVTAYNTLQSINNTWHATSVMISYLSTFWLLLAWWLLKKYPEEGIPRGFYSWSIGILGGLITIAAGVVTVIGASAIFIIDFLDIGTSAVAIFLVGWQLRKIEARKVNQALRGVVFLFYACWALMQVGVPIFRDRPEHPFFMVLMFVGFAAMLSTALLTSYILQDKPEYQA, from the coding sequence ATGAACATTTTGTCAATTACTTTTATTCTCTGCGCTGTTATTCTCATCCATCGAACTGCTGATGCAACCCTTTATTCTAGATTCCTAAAACATATAGAATATGCATTTGCGACGACAATTTTGTTTAGAGTCGGCAATATTGCCGCTGCTGCAGTAAAATCAGTATTGGCCTATCAATATTTGGGGTGGGATCTAGCAAACACTACTATTATCTATTCCAGCGCCGTTACAGCATATAATACTCTGCAATCAATTAATAATACTTGGCACGCGACTTCTGTGATGATCTCATATCTTTCAACATTTTGGCTATTGTTGGCCTGGTGGCTTTTGAAAAAATATCCAGAAGAAGGTATTCCCCGAGGTTTTTATTCCTGGTCAATAGGAATCCTGGGAGGTCTTATTACAATTGCCGCAGGCGTAGTTACTGTAATTGGCGCTAGTGCCATATTCATAATTGATTTTCTCGATATTGGCACCAGCGCTGTAGCCATATTTTTGGTTGGCTGGCAATTGCGGAAGATTGAAGCAAGAAAAGTCAATCAGGCTCTACGCGGTGTTGTTTTTCTCTTTTATGCCTGTTGGGCTCTAATGCAAGTCGGAGTTCCTATTTTTCGCGATAGGCCAGAACACCCCTTCTTTATGGTATTAATGTTTGTTGGGTTTGCCGCAATGCTCTCGACAGCTTTATTGACTTCATATATTTTGCAGGATAAACCCGAATATCAGGCTTGA
- a CDS encoding hypothetical protein (Evidence 5 : Unknown function), which produces MTCLNIILAWKAVAIIGLVDSSKIIEYSFLINVIYMDCYYKSFRYNININVSLWMMLWQVFINFQNA; this is translated from the coding sequence TTGACTTGCCTGAATATTATCCTTGCCTGGAAAGCGGTGGCGATAATTGGACTCGTAGATTCGAGTAAGATTATTGAATATTCGTTCCTAATAAACGTAATTTATATGGATTGCTATTATAAATCATTTCGGTACAATATTAATATTAATGTTAGTTTATGGATGATGCTTTGGCAGGTCTTTATAAATTTCCAAAATGCCTGA